DNA from Brassica napus cultivar Da-Ae chromosome C4, Da-Ae, whole genome shotgun sequence:
AGACCATAGTAAGCGTCTGCAATGTACAAGTTCCCTGTCTCTTTATCAAATCTCAGACCAAGAGGTCTCCCACACAGCTTCTCGTGCTTCCACTGCTTGTTTGTTGTTGAATCCACACCTCTTGCGCATGCCTCCTCTGACCTTAACTCTCATGAACACACAACATCAACAAGAGAAACGCAAACAGTCATAAAATTGACGAGTCTTTACCATTTTGATGTTACAACGGAGAATGTCTCCCATCCGACTGCTTCACCCATCCATCTAACGACCCTTCCATCAGCCAACCCTGTGTATGGACCACGACCTAAACCATCAAACTCTAACGATTCTGGGCCAAAGACTCGGTCCACAAACTCCAGCTTCCCATGTTGACCCAGTTGACTCAGGTTGTCTCTTGGCCAGTTCTCCATGACTTGCTTGTATGGTGCAACCTCATGCTTCATAGGCTTGAACTCACGACCTCCAATAGGACTCATGTGGAAAGGGTCGATGGCTATGAATACTACAGACAAAGCAATGATACAGAGAACAGGGTGATGAGTCAGAAAGGAATCATGTGTACTATGCTGCTGGCCTTTCTTCTCCATTTGAAAGTGCTGAGAGAAAGCAAAGATCAGATTCACCTTATCACTGTACAGattatatatgaaatttaaaGAAAGTGTGGTTGTGAAATGAAAATTGGGTTGAAAGTAGGTTTAAATGGTGATGAACAACTAAGTCAAAAGCGGATCCAAGTTAGAGAAATTTTGATAACAAATACAATTGTCATGACTCTAGTTAACCTGCAAATCATCCAACCTACAACTTCTCATTAATAAAACATGAACTTTGAATCCTTAACTTTTCCTCTACCCTTTGCCTTACCTTCTTTTTGAAATACATACAGCAAGATCTGAAGAATGAAGTAAGTTACAAGAGAAGACACTGATCTAATCTAAGAGAGCTTCAGAAACCTTCATCTCATTACTTTGTGAAACTGAAAGAATGCAAATGGCGTAACATCTTATAcaatatatcaaataaaaaacaagaaTGTTTGGTTGGATACTTTCATAAATGAAATAAATGTGAAGGTCACAAATCAGGAAACATGCTTTAGTGGATGGAATCTTTAGGTAAGACATGGGACCCTTTTCTCAACTATATATCAAACATGTGACTCTCTCACAAGCGGTTTCAATCAAGCATTACAGATCTTTTAAGTTCTGTGAATGGAATTGCATAAGCTTTGGTTTAACAACTCTCGGTATATCTTCATCAACTACCTCTTTGACAAGAACATTGTTCACCAATATAACATTGACACTGAAACTGAAGTTTAGACAACTTCCACTCCACTAAACGGAAATGCACTGGCTTGCAAGGTCCAACCATTTCCAATAAACATCACTGACGGTAAAGAAGCATCAGTAAGTGATTCAATCTCCAAAAAACTTAAATCATAAGCACCAGACTTCTTCGAACTGAAGACAAACACCACATTGATCCAACCAAGCATCGTAACAGCTGCCCAGTAGTTGTTCACCCCGCCAATCAAACCGCATAACCAACCAAGATTCCaaacaaatgttccaaaaaagCTAGCTTGCGGGACAATGATGGAAGTGAAAATGAGCGACTCAAAGGACGCAAAGTAAATGGGAAGAgacaaacccaaaaaaaaaaaatcaagaaggtTGCTTCACAGACAAAATCGTCATCCAACCAAACACAACACAGCTGTAACTCTCCTGAAATACTCAATCTCGAATCTACCAATCAGCAGAAGGTATATCCCAATAACCAAAACACCTGAGAAGACTACAAGAACAATAGTTGTAATGAAGGGAATAAGCAGTTCCAAGACAACACCAAGACTCCATAGAGCACTCATGCTGAAGACGAGATGCAAGACGCTGATATGAGAGAAAGCAGAGGTGATCATCCAAACACAACGTAACCATGACAAATTAATGATCGAGCAATTCACAATCAGATTTACATCTCCCCTAAATTAGGGATCATCAGCTTTGAATTAAGACCCAAGTGGTTCATACCAGACTCTTCTCTGTTGGCTTATATAACATCTCCCTAGAAACGAGTTACATACTATCATAACAGACCTCACCACTCACCCAGAAGACTGAGAGagccaataaaaaaaaaaataacgatACCAAATTGTAATATCAAATCATGTCTAACAAGGGAGCTGCTCAAAAGCCCGGAAAGAGAGATGgtaaaaaaaaagcataagCAAACACAAATCCAAATTAGCCTAGAGGCCACAACAAAATACAGTACGCTTAAACTAAGTCGAAGGACAAGGAAAGATAGAAGGGATACCCTCACGGTTCCCTCTTCATATTGTTCTCTGAGGTGGAAGCGTTTGAAGAGTGCATGAGCCAATCCTTGGCGCAGAAGAGAGCTTCCAAGGTCACATGTCCAAGAGAGCTCCTGTAGTTGTCCATCTTTTTCACGTCAGTGTCAAAAACAGAATCAGGAGAGACAGTGCAAAATGGTAAGGATAAGACATCAGCTGCCATCTTGGAGAGGGTGGGGTACTTGGTTCGGTTCAGGCTCCACCAGCCCAAAACCTCAAAGTCTGGTGATCGCGGTATCAGAGATTCCTCCAGGTATTGGTCGAGCTCCGATTTCATCTGCTCGCGACTCCCTACCTCAGAGATGTAAAGCTCAAAGTCTGAGAATCCATCTCCAATGGTGATGAGGGGAAACTCCTGCGAAGAGGCTTCAAGGTGATGGCCTTCCTGGAGAAGGACGTCAACGTGGTGACCTTCTTGAGAGATTGTAAACGCAGCTTCTTCCTGCGGCATTGCATGTGATTGAGAATCACCGTTTTGTGGATTTTTGATGTGCTCGGGAATGGTTTCCACTGGTTGTGTCTCCTGTGCCAAATCCTCAACTGGCTGAGTGTCCTCTATTATTTCCTCTACTGGCTGCGTGTCATGTTCTGCTTCTTCAACAGGCTGAATGTCATCGTGCTTTTCCTCCACCAGTTGTGCCTCCTGAGCCACTTCCTCAACTGGTTCAGTGTTCTCCACCATTTCCTCCACCGGTTGTGTCTCATGTTCTAGTTCCTTAACAGCCTGAATCTCACTGTCACCATGCTTCTCTTCCACCAATTGTGCCTCCTGAGCCACTTCCTCAACTGGTTCAGTGTTCTCGACCATTTCCTCCACCGGCTGTGTCTCATGTCCTAGTTCCTCAACAGGCTGAATGTCACTGTCACCATGCTTCTCTTCCACCAGTTGTGCCTCCTGAACCACTTGCTCAACTGGTTCAGTGTTCTCGACCATTTCCTCCACCGGTTGTGTCTCATGTTCTACTTCCTCAACAAGAATGTCACTGTCAGCATGCTTCTCCTCCACCAATTGTGCCTCCTGGGCCAGTTCTTGCACTGATTGAGTGTCCTCGAGTATTTCATCCACCGGCTGCGTTTCCTGAGTCATATCAGTATCCTCCACTTGCTGGTTTTCCAGCGGCAGTTCCTCAACCAGCTGGGTCCGGTCAGTCTGAGCAGCTTCTTGAGACTCATGACCGTCTAAAGCATGGTCTCTTGGCTTTTCATTCAGCAGATTGCTATCTCCTCCAGGCTGTTCATATATTTGATCATGTGAAAGCTCGTTGGAATGGTTGTATTCAGGATGAAAGTGAACTTCCGTTTCAGAAAAGCCATCATTCCCGTGGGCCACATAAGCCTCCAACAGGGAGTGACTCTGTTCAGCATAGTCATGGTACAGTTCATGTACAGCATCATCAACGCTCCTGATCCATTTTTCTGCATCTTCCCCATAAGCCTTAGAGAAACTAAACTCAATAAGCTTCATCTTGAAGCGCGGATCCATCACAACAGCAACTGCCAGTAGCAGGAAACATCCTCTCCAGTACTCATCAAACTTCTCTCTCAATGGAGTCGCCAGATTTCTGACATCTGGCTCTTCACTCATGGCTGTGTGGCTTAGCTCTAGCTGAAGCTTTGTCATCTCATGGTACAGATCGTTTGCTGTCAATCGTCGGGTTGGGCCAGTCAAAACACTAGCCGCGTCAAAAAGAATCTTCAAGCAGGAGCAAAGCACCTCAATCTTTCTCCACTCTTCAGGAGATATCGAAATTTTATATTCAAGATCACAGTTTCCCAGACAAGAAAACACTTCC
Protein-coding regions in this window:
- the LOC125585133 gene encoding zinc finger BED domain-containing protein DAYSLEEPER-like, coding for MDNNTSSLMLIDNNGSFEIDDKSHMDLVTTTRPTDAAAAGDTDDGGGSLLSQPGIRRRRKKSMVWEHFTIETTSPGSSKACCKHCRKSFAYITGQKLAGTSHLKRHIQLGICPMSRGGDQLTQISPDAKDVVVTTPPKKRQRASSTPLNAPLDQDRCYGEMAKMIIMHEYPLHMVEHSGFARFVRALRPQLGMATFHAIHADCVAIYLSEKQKLSAFIGEIPGQVNLTVDLWSSNQSVGYAFVTGHFIDKDWNLTRRLLNVALVPSPDSDFALNQPVAACLADWNLERRLCSLTVGESVVNKSAVENLRCCLSARNQHVMNGQLLLGSCYARLLSSMARDALGAEDLQTPIKKVRDSVKHVKTRDSCSERFDELKAQLQTRSEKDLRIDNQTKWDTTYSMLLAAYEHKEVFSCLGNCDLEYKISISPEEWRKIEVLCSCLKILFDAASVLTGPTRRLTANDLYHEMTKLQLELSHTAMSEEPDVRNLATPLREKFDEYWRGCFLLLAVAVVMDPRFKMKLIEFSFSKAYGEDAEKWIRSVDDAVHELYHDYAEQSHSLLEAYVAHGNDGFSETEVHFHPEYNHSNELSHDQIYEQPGGDSNLLNEKPRDHALDGHESQEAAQTDRTQLVEELPLENQQVEDTDMTQETQPVDEILEDTQSVQELAQEAQLVEEKHADSDILVEEVEHETQPVEEMVENTEPVEQVVQEAQLVEEKHGDSDIQPVEELGHETQPVEEMVENTEPVEEVAQEAQLVEEKHGDSEIQAVKELEHETQPVEEMVENTEPVEEVAQEAQLVEEKHDDIQPVEEAEHDTQPVEEIIEDTQPVEDLAQETQPVETIPEHIKNPQNGDSQSHAMPQEEAAFTISQEGHHVDVLLQEGHHLEASSQEFPLITIGDGFSDFELYISEVGSREQMKSELDQYLEESLIPRSPDFEVLGWWSLNRTKYPTLSKMAADVLSLPFCTVSPDSVFDTDVKKMDNYRSSLGHVTLEALFCAKDWLMHSSNASTSENNMKREP